A stretch of the Mycobacteroides immunogenum genome encodes the following:
- a CDS encoding MlaE family ABC transporter permease, whose protein sequence is MTTFEGTSPARPATPSRDAVSGALKEYVRKHPVQAVETAGSQIVLGVRTMQYMFTDIAQRAFPWREFIHQGAFMAGSAVVPTLLVAIPIGVTLSIQFALLAGQVGASSLAGAASGVAIVRQGASLVAAVLMASAVGSAITADLGSRTMREEIDAMEVMGVSVIRRLVVPRVAAAVLVGVGLTGTTCFVGFLASYLFNVYFQHGAPGSFVATFASFTRVDDLVLALLKAILYGLIVAIVACDKGLTTKGGPAGVANSVNAAVVESILVLMLINVLVSQVYVMVFPRHGI, encoded by the coding sequence ATGACCACATTCGAGGGAACAAGCCCAGCGCGGCCGGCCACACCGTCGCGCGACGCCGTCTCGGGTGCCCTTAAAGAGTACGTACGCAAGCACCCCGTGCAGGCGGTGGAAACCGCGGGCAGCCAGATCGTCCTCGGTGTGCGGACGATGCAGTACATGTTCACGGACATCGCTCAGCGTGCCTTCCCCTGGCGGGAGTTCATCCACCAGGGCGCGTTCATGGCAGGCAGTGCCGTGGTGCCGACGCTGCTGGTGGCCATCCCGATCGGCGTTACGCTCTCAATCCAGTTCGCTCTGTTGGCGGGCCAGGTCGGTGCTTCCTCGCTGGCGGGCGCGGCAAGTGGTGTCGCGATCGTGCGGCAGGGCGCTTCGCTCGTCGCCGCGGTACTGATGGCCTCCGCTGTTGGTTCGGCCATCACCGCCGACCTGGGGTCGCGGACCATGCGCGAAGAGATCGACGCCATGGAAGTGATGGGCGTATCGGTGATTCGGCGTCTGGTCGTCCCGCGTGTCGCCGCCGCCGTCCTCGTGGGTGTCGGGCTCACCGGTACCACGTGCTTTGTGGGCTTCCTGGCGAGCTACTTGTTCAACGTCTACTTCCAGCACGGAGCACCCGGAAGCTTCGTGGCGACCTTCGCCTCGTTCACCCGGGTCGACGATCTGGTCCTGGCGTTGCTCAAGGCAATCCTCTATGGACTCATCGTGGCGATCGTCGCCTGTGACAAGGGCCTGACCACGAAGGGCGGACCGGCCGGTGTGGCCAACTCGGTCAATGCCGCGGTCGTCGAGTCGATCCTGGTGCTCATGCTGATCAACGTGCTCGTCAGCCAGGTCTACGTCATGGTCTTCCCCAGGCACGGAATATAG
- a CDS encoding MlaE family ABC transporter permease, giving the protein MTISTYRPKGVQPIIDAGHRIAQSIRRLGHMLAFFVEAIASIPNALRYYSKEFFRLLADVTWGNGSLVTGGGTVGVAAVLGATIGALIGIEAYNLLNIIGLGPATGFISSLVSTRELAPVMAALAFAMQAGCRFTAQLGAQRINEEIDALDALAIRPIPYLVTTRLMASTVAVVPLYLLCLVISYITCRLLVGISSGGSIGGAYNHYFTMMLSGTDVVYSVIKAVVFVWIASTIQCYFGFNASGGPEGVGVAAGHAMRAAITVVIIVNMLLTMALWGVDAGARFGG; this is encoded by the coding sequence GTGACCATCTCTACCTACCGCCCCAAGGGCGTCCAGCCGATCATCGACGCCGGGCATCGGATCGCGCAGTCGATACGCCGGCTCGGACACATGCTGGCCTTCTTCGTGGAGGCCATCGCGTCCATCCCGAACGCTCTGCGCTACTACTCCAAGGAGTTCTTTCGGCTACTGGCCGATGTCACCTGGGGTAATGGCTCGTTGGTCACCGGCGGCGGGACCGTCGGTGTTGCCGCGGTACTGGGCGCGACCATCGGTGCCCTGATCGGTATCGAGGCCTACAACCTGCTGAACATCATCGGCCTGGGGCCGGCCACCGGATTCATTTCCTCGCTGGTCTCGACACGCGAGTTGGCGCCCGTGATGGCGGCCCTCGCGTTCGCGATGCAGGCCGGCTGCCGCTTCACCGCGCAGCTCGGTGCGCAGCGCATCAATGAGGAGATCGACGCGCTGGATGCCCTGGCGATCCGGCCCATCCCGTACCTGGTCACCACCCGCCTGATGGCCTCCACCGTCGCCGTGGTTCCGCTGTACCTGCTGTGCCTGGTGATCAGCTACATCACCTGCCGCCTCCTGGTTGGAATCTCCAGCGGCGGATCGATCGGCGGTGCCTACAACCACTACTTCACCATGATGCTGAGCGGCACGGATGTCGTGTACTCGGTGATCAAGGCCGTCGTGTTCGTGTGGATTGCCTCGACCATTCAGTGCTACTTCGGATTCAACGCCTCGGGCGGGCCCGAGGGCGTGGGTGTGGCCGCCGGGCATGCGATGCGCGCGGCCATCACCGTCGTGATCATCGTGAACATGCTTCTCACCATGGCGTTGTGGGGAGTCGATGCCGGCGCAAGGTTCGGTGGTTGA
- a CDS encoding MlaD family protein has translation MSGGSFSASGRGWSDRALLLAGIAVLAILGLVTGLLLAKSKGYLEDTVQVNAQLMNVGDGLPERADVKFRGMLVGAVTSVTPAEDGKPNIVHIDLKPEHASGIPSTVTARVVPSNVFAVSSVQLVDNGDGAPVRNGAVITEDTKLPTVLFQTTTNKLREVLAATERQRGDPPVGLIGVFGEATQGRGDKLLSSGARLRAILTEFNAMVTASPNDPSTIAALEKVSDALSSTSPRLLDNLENALVPLRTLAQKKDDVRGLLSAGLHTTGTTATAIDNHIDQMIGIGTHLTPVVGVLAQNADKFVPIGTRVRALSDAAFANGWDPGRQVIGLNLILSFSPAWTYVRDDCPRYGELAGPSCTTAPETRQWIDIPEVLQPGSYKPPPDIAPPAGTMFPPPAADIMLHGAGPNPQEVDRAANPVLPPFGPPPNPAPAGVAPASFGGNVGPVGSAVEREQLGKALGGDASTSQQLLLGPVARGTTISVSRDEPAADAGQPNSVQPNAAQGGGR, from the coding sequence GTGAGCGGTGGTTCGTTCTCGGCAAGCGGTCGTGGCTGGTCCGATCGTGCCCTGCTGTTGGCAGGCATTGCGGTGCTGGCGATCTTGGGCCTGGTGACCGGACTGTTGCTCGCCAAGTCCAAGGGTTATCTGGAAGACACCGTCCAGGTCAACGCGCAGCTCATGAACGTCGGTGACGGGCTGCCCGAGCGTGCCGACGTGAAGTTCCGCGGCATGCTCGTCGGCGCCGTCACCTCGGTGACGCCCGCCGAAGACGGCAAGCCGAACATCGTGCACATCGACCTGAAGCCCGAACACGCCAGTGGGATTCCCAGCACCGTCACCGCCCGGGTGGTCCCGAGCAATGTGTTCGCGGTGTCTTCAGTGCAGCTGGTAGACAACGGAGACGGCGCCCCGGTCCGTAACGGTGCGGTGATCACCGAAGACACCAAGCTGCCGACCGTCCTCTTCCAGACCACCACCAACAAGCTGCGTGAGGTACTCGCCGCCACCGAACGGCAGCGGGGCGACCCGCCCGTCGGTCTGATCGGCGTGTTCGGCGAGGCGACCCAGGGCCGCGGCGACAAGCTGCTCAGTTCCGGGGCGCGGCTGCGGGCAATCCTCACCGAGTTCAACGCCATGGTCACCGCTAGCCCCAACGATCCGTCGACGATCGCGGCGCTGGAGAAGGTGTCGGATGCGCTGAGCTCCACGTCGCCGCGACTGCTGGACAATCTGGAGAACGCCCTGGTGCCGCTGCGCACCCTGGCGCAGAAGAAAGATGATGTGCGCGGCTTACTTTCGGCAGGGTTGCACACCACCGGGACCACCGCGACCGCCATCGACAACCACATCGACCAGATGATCGGTATCGGCACCCACCTGACCCCGGTGGTCGGTGTCCTCGCGCAGAACGCCGACAAGTTCGTCCCGATCGGAACGCGGGTTCGCGCATTGTCTGACGCCGCATTCGCCAACGGCTGGGATCCCGGCCGCCAGGTCATCGGCCTGAACCTCATCCTGTCGTTCAGCCCGGCCTGGACTTACGTGCGTGATGACTGCCCGCGGTACGGCGAGTTGGCCGGACCGAGCTGCACCACGGCACCCGAGACCCGCCAGTGGATCGACATTCCCGAGGTGTTGCAGCCCGGCAGCTACAAGCCGCCGCCGGACATCGCTCCGCCGGCGGGGACGATGTTCCCGCCGCCCGCCGCCGACATCATGTTGCACGGCGCGGGTCCCAACCCGCAGGAAGTCGACAGGGCCGCGAACCCGGTGCTGCCGCCGTTCGGTCCGCCGCCCAACCCGGCACCCGCCGGCGTGGCGCCGGCGTCGTTCGGCGGAAACGTCGGACCGGTGGGTAGCGCGGTCGAGCGCGAGCAGCTCGGCAAGGCGCTGGGCGGCGACGCGAGCACCTCGCAGCAGCTGCTCCTCGGCCCGGTGGCCCGCGGAACGACGATCTCGGTCAGCCGGGATGAGCCGGCCGCCGATGCGGGCCAACCCAATTCGGTACAGCCCAACGCGGCCCAGGGAGGCGGACGATGA
- a CDS encoding MCE family protein: MKNFRAAAIGLSLFVVFAIGVTTLVYGTLRRDTTGSTKNYTAIFTDVTGVRVGDDVRIAGVRVGRVDSIELDGSLAKLKFRVKSNQNLYGNTIVAVTYQNIIGQRYISLSRGIDGSPERLPEGSVIPVERTEPSFDVGALLNGFEPLFTLLDPKQVDNLSNGLIDAFAGDRGALAHVVAQTTEITKSFAGRDQSLGQLIDNLNTVLDNVAKQNDNLDQLVIQGQNVIGELDDRRQSLVSSIGSATHVVSRIQTIGDNVYPQMQELVYREPGTAAHILANKDQFAFLGSNLPLLLKGLARTTQDGAYGNSYACQLNINGFFPGLNDLVPEIVRRATHGNVAKYTPKCRGIE, encoded by the coding sequence ATGAAGAACTTCCGGGCCGCGGCGATCGGACTGTCGTTGTTCGTCGTTTTCGCGATCGGCGTGACGACGCTGGTCTACGGCACCCTGCGCCGTGACACCACGGGCTCGACCAAGAACTACACCGCGATCTTCACCGATGTCACCGGCGTGCGTGTCGGTGACGATGTGCGCATCGCGGGTGTACGGGTGGGGCGTGTTGACTCGATCGAGCTGGATGGCTCACTCGCCAAGCTCAAGTTCCGGGTCAAGAGCAACCAGAACCTGTACGGCAACACGATTGTCGCCGTCACCTACCAGAACATCATCGGTCAGCGCTACATCTCACTGTCCCGCGGTATCGACGGCAGCCCCGAGCGGCTGCCCGAAGGCAGTGTCATCCCGGTGGAGCGAACTGAACCGTCCTTTGACGTCGGTGCGCTGCTCAACGGGTTCGAACCGCTGTTCACCCTCCTGGACCCGAAGCAGGTCGACAACCTGTCCAATGGACTCATCGATGCGTTCGCCGGTGACCGCGGTGCGTTGGCCCACGTTGTCGCGCAGACCACCGAGATCACCAAATCCTTTGCCGGGCGCGATCAATCGCTGGGCCAACTGATCGACAACCTCAACACCGTTCTCGACAATGTCGCCAAGCAGAATGACAACCTGGACCAGCTGGTGATTCAGGGCCAGAACGTGATCGGCGAGCTGGACGACCGGCGCCAGAGCCTGGTCTCCTCGATCGGTTCGGCAACGCACGTGGTGAGCCGCATCCAGACCATCGGCGACAATGTCTACCCGCAGATGCAGGAACTCGTCTACCGCGAGCCGGGTACCGCCGCGCACATCCTTGCCAACAAGGATCAGTTCGCCTTCCTGGGCTCCAACCTGCCGCTGCTGCTCAAGGGCCTTGCTCGCACGACCCAGGATGGCGCGTACGGCAACTCGTACGCGTGCCAGCTGAACATCAACGGATTCTTCCCGGGCCTCAACGATCTGGTGCCCGAAATCGTCAGGCGCGCCACTCATGGCAATGTCGCGAAGTACACACCGAAATGCCGAGGGATCGAATGA
- a CDS encoding MCE family protein — protein MSPRERKLEDRSKFWIGMIAVGVVTAIIGSMLLYRQIGFGYTRYQAEFAQAAQLKKGDYVSVAGVDVGEVKSVVLDGTKVLVDMRVRDEVKLGAETQAAIKTTTLLGSRYIELRPRGAGVIPNKRIALSHTEVPYDLQALLADTAATYEQVDATKLAQSIDILAKQLEGLPEALPEAMRNLKELSGIVSTRRTQIGELLKSASTVTATLHRQQANLGHLVFQGRDLLGEFVSRKASFQRLMASITKVVDLLSKVVVKDRPAFEKLLQQLRDVTAMASDHDDYMRNLLQILPVPLRNFTNATGSGYSMGINLTNGLIVDNWMCAISSRAQQWGMIEYFKDCA, from the coding sequence ATGAGCCCCCGTGAACGCAAGCTAGAGGATCGCAGCAAGTTCTGGATCGGCATGATCGCGGTGGGTGTTGTCACCGCGATCATCGGGTCGATGCTGCTGTACCGCCAGATCGGTTTCGGGTACACCCGGTACCAGGCCGAATTCGCGCAGGCCGCCCAGCTCAAGAAGGGCGACTACGTCAGTGTCGCCGGCGTTGACGTCGGCGAGGTGAAAAGCGTTGTGCTCGACGGCACCAAGGTGCTGGTCGACATGCGGGTGCGCGATGAGGTGAAGCTGGGCGCCGAGACGCAGGCCGCGATCAAGACCACCACACTGCTGGGTTCTCGCTACATCGAGCTGCGGCCCCGTGGCGCCGGGGTGATCCCGAACAAGCGAATCGCGTTGTCGCACACCGAGGTGCCCTACGACCTGCAGGCGCTGCTGGCCGATACCGCGGCGACCTACGAGCAGGTCGACGCGACGAAGCTGGCCCAGTCGATTGACATCCTGGCCAAGCAGCTCGAGGGGCTGCCCGAGGCGCTGCCCGAGGCCATGAGAAATCTGAAAGAGCTTTCGGGGATCGTCTCCACCCGGCGCACTCAGATCGGTGAGCTGCTCAAGAGCGCGTCCACCGTCACCGCGACACTGCACCGGCAGCAGGCCAACCTCGGGCACCTTGTCTTCCAGGGCCGCGACCTGTTGGGAGAGTTCGTATCCCGCAAGGCATCGTTCCAGCGTTTGATGGCATCGATCACCAAGGTCGTCGATCTGCTGAGCAAGGTCGTGGTCAAGGACCGGCCGGCCTTCGAGAAGCTGTTGCAGCAGCTGCGAGATGTCACGGCAATGGCCAGCGATCATGACGACTACATGCGAAATCTGCTGCAGATCCTGCCCGTTCCGCTGCGTAACTTCACGAACGCGACCGGCTCGGGGTACTCCATGGGTATCAACCTGACCAACGGTCTGATCGTGGATAACTGGATGTGCGCCATCAGTAGCCGCGCGCAGCAGTGGGGCATGATCGAGTACTT